In a genomic window of Sardina pilchardus chromosome 20, fSarPil1.1, whole genome shotgun sequence:
- the LOC134067138 gene encoding estrogen receptor beta-1-like has product MSSCAGPAEGRLSPVLLELQEASSGRQVRERGGSPSLLPGPHPSSLDPVCISSPYADGQPDCPPTACPQGALVFYSPSVGYGRPLGSPLSPALYWPPHSAQHHITLPY; this is encoded by the exons ATGAGCTCCTGTGCTGGGCCGGCTGAGGGACGCCTGTCCCCTGTGCTGCTGGAGCTCCAGGAGGCCTCGTCCGGCCGACAGGtccgagagagggggggttccCCCAGCCTGCTGCCcggcccccacccctcctccctggACCCGGTCTGCATCTCGTCCCCCTACGCAGACGGTCAGCCGGACTGCCCCCCCACAGCCTGCCCCCAGGGCGCGCTAGTGTTCTACAGCCCCAGCGTGGGGTACGGACGACCCCTAGGGAGCCCCCTCAGCCCCGCCCTCTACTGGCCCCCCCACAGCGCCCAGCACCACATcacct tgCCCTACTAA
- the LOC134067777 gene encoding estrogen receptor beta-2-like isoform X1, with product MLCAGVVADEGPSSSSWSRLPGDGVMVRSDVHLCSVCHDSASGYHYGVWSCEGCKAFFKRSIQGHTDYICPATNQCTIDKSRRKSCQSCRLRRCYQVGMMKCGVRRERCGYRGARLRRLQVCEVRGQRLETSFPLPTLTHTHRLTHAHTLTPQQLVSCILEAEPPQIHLSERPQTPYTEASMMRSLTSLADKELVLMITWAKNIPGFMELSLCDQVHLLESSWLEVLMLGLMWRSVEHPGKLIFCPDLQLHRDEGYCVEGIVEIFDMLLAATSRFRELNLQKEEYVCLKAMILLNSSLCVRRPCWLCACRPVCESAMLALCVRRPCWLCVCRPVCEAAMLALCVRRPCWLCACRPVCGCCRAGGAAGGSGDGAAAAGRGDGRAGVGHRQDRPLRQTTVQPPRPAAHAALTHTPPQQQGYGAPLEHEEEERGAAVRPAAGDAGRQHTHTLTHTLTHTHTALTVTTAGGQESRVQLWSRV from the exons ATGTTGTGTGCTGGTGTGGTGGCTGATGAAGgtccctcctcgtcctcctggTCTCGGTTGCCGGGCGACGGCGTGATGGTGAGGTCGGACGTGCACCTGTGTTCCGTTTGTCATGACTCCGCCTCCGGGTACCACTACGGGGTCTGGTCCTGCGAGGGCTGCAAGGCCTTCTTCAAGAGGAGCATCCagg GTCACACGGACTACATCTGCCCGGCGACCAACCAGTGCACCATCGACAAGAGCCGCCGCAAGAGCTGCCAGTCCTGCCGCCTCAGGAGGTGCTACCAAGTGGGCATGATGAAGtgtg gagtGCGGCGGGAGCGTTGTGGTTACCGTGGTGCCCGTCTGAGGcgtctgcaggtgtgtgaggtcagaggtcaacggCTGGAGACGtccttccccctccccaccctcacacacacacaccgcctcacacacgcacacacactcacgccccaGCAGCTGGTCTCCTGCATCCTGGAGGCGGAGCCTCCTCAGATCCACCTATCAGAGCGGCCGCAGACGCCGTACACCGAGGCCAGCATGATGAGGTCACTCACCAGCCTCGCCGACAAGGAGCTGGTGCTCATGATCACCTGGGCCAAGAAcatcccag gttttaTGGAGTTGTCGCTGTGTGATCAGGTGCATCTGCTGGAGAGTTCCTGGTTGGAGGTTCTGATGTTGGGGCTCATGTGGAGGTCAGTGGAGCATCCAGGGAAACTCATCTTCTGTCCAGACCTCCAACTCCACag aGATGAAGGCTATTGTGTGGAGGGCATCGTGGAGATCTTTGACATGCTGCTGGCGGCCACATCTCGCTTCAGAGAACTGAACCTGCAAAAGGAGGAATACGTCTGCCTGAAAGCCATGATCCTGCTCAActcta gcctgtgtgtgaggCGGCCATGTTGGCTCTGTGCttgcaggcctgtgtgtgagtcGGCCATgttggctctgtgtgtgaggcGGCCATGTTGGCTCTGTGTttgcaggcctgtgtgtgaggcggccatgttggctctgtgtgtgaggcGGCCATGTTGGCTCTGTGCttgcaggcctgtgtgtgggtgctgcAGGGCCGGCGGTGCAGCTGGAGGGTCGGGGGACGGTGCTGCGGCTGCTGGACGCGGTGACGGACGCGCTGGTGTGGGCCATCGGCAGGACCGGCCTCTCCGCCAGACAACAGTCCAGCCGCCTCGCCCAGCTGCTCatgctgctctcacacacacgccacctcag CAACAAGGGTATGGAGCACCTCTGGAGCATGAGGAAGAAGAACGTGGTGCTGCTGTACGACCTGCTGCTGGAGATGCTggacgccaacacacacacacactcacacacacactcacacacacacacacagccctcacaGTGACCACAGCAGGAGGACAGGAGTCCagg GTGCAGCTGTGGAGTCGGGTGTGA
- the LOC134067777 gene encoding estrogen receptor beta-2-like isoform X2, producing the protein MLCAGVVADEGPSSSSWSRLPGDGVMVRSDVHLCSVCHDSASGYHYGVWSCEGCKAFFKRSIQGHTDYICPATNQCTIDKSRRKSCQSCRLRRCYQVGMMKCGVRRERCGYRGARLRRLQVCEVRGQRLETSFPLPTLTHTHRLTHAHTLTPQQLVSCILEAEPPQIHLSERPQTPYTEASMMRSLTSLADKELVLMITWAKNIPGFMELSLCDQVHLLESSWLEVLMLGLMWRSVEHPGKLIFCPDLQLHRDEGYCVEGIVEIFDMLLAATSRFRELNLQKEEYVCLKAMILLNSSLCVGAAGPAVQLEGRGTVLRLLDAVTDALVWAIGRTGLSARQQSSRLAQLLMLLSHTRHLSNKGMEHLWSMRKKNVVLLYDLLLEMLDANTHTHSHTHSHTHTQPSQ; encoded by the exons ATGTTGTGTGCTGGTGTGGTGGCTGATGAAGgtccctcctcgtcctcctggTCTCGGTTGCCGGGCGACGGCGTGATGGTGAGGTCGGACGTGCACCTGTGTTCCGTTTGTCATGACTCCGCCTCCGGGTACCACTACGGGGTCTGGTCCTGCGAGGGCTGCAAGGCCTTCTTCAAGAGGAGCATCCagg GTCACACGGACTACATCTGCCCGGCGACCAACCAGTGCACCATCGACAAGAGCCGCCGCAAGAGCTGCCAGTCCTGCCGCCTCAGGAGGTGCTACCAAGTGGGCATGATGAAGtgtg gagtGCGGCGGGAGCGTTGTGGTTACCGTGGTGCCCGTCTGAGGcgtctgcaggtgtgtgaggtcagaggtcaacggCTGGAGACGtccttccccctccccaccctcacacacacacaccgcctcacacacgcacacacactcacgccccaGCAGCTGGTCTCCTGCATCCTGGAGGCGGAGCCTCCTCAGATCCACCTATCAGAGCGGCCGCAGACGCCGTACACCGAGGCCAGCATGATGAGGTCACTCACCAGCCTCGCCGACAAGGAGCTGGTGCTCATGATCACCTGGGCCAAGAAcatcccag gttttaTGGAGTTGTCGCTGTGTGATCAGGTGCATCTGCTGGAGAGTTCCTGGTTGGAGGTTCTGATGTTGGGGCTCATGTGGAGGTCAGTGGAGCATCCAGGGAAACTCATCTTCTGTCCAGACCTCCAACTCCACag aGATGAAGGCTATTGTGTGGAGGGCATCGTGGAGATCTTTGACATGCTGCTGGCGGCCACATCTCGCTTCAGAGAACTGAACCTGCAAAAGGAGGAATACGTCTGCCTGAAAGCCATGATCCTGCTCAActcta gcctgtgtgtgggtgctgcAGGGCCGGCGGTGCAGCTGGAGGGTCGGGGGACGGTGCTGCGGCTGCTGGACGCGGTGACGGACGCGCTGGTGTGGGCCATCGGCAGGACCGGCCTCTCCGCCAGACAACAGTCCAGCCGCCTCGCCCAGCTGCTCatgctgctctcacacacacgccacctcag CAACAAGGGTATGGAGCACCTCTGGAGCATGAGGAAGAAGAACGTGGTGCTGCTGTACGACCTGCTGCTGGAGATGCTggacgccaacacacacacacactcacacacacactcacacacacacacacagccctcacaGTGA